GTCTGATGCATTTCGGCTTCCCCGTTCCGCAAAATATACTCGATTGGTTTTTCACGGTCAAAAAGGTATGGCGGCTCAGCCGTTTCCTCTACACCGTGCATAATGGTCAGGTGGTCGGGACTGCACCCCAGCATCAGAATCTTACCGCCCATTTCGGCAAGCTTCATGATAGGCGAATTTTTGCCCACGGGGGTTAAATCCTTTTCGTGGTCTTTGACAAGTGTTTCCGCATGCTTACCCAAAACACAAACCGAGTGCGTCGCGTGCATACTGCGGACATACCCATTCACATGCGTTCTGAAATATTCGGGAAGATAGCCCACGCAGGAAGGCGTTTTGTCGCGATCAAATACGGGGTGTTCATAATCCACACTATTCCAGGAAAAGCCGGGTACAAGCAAAGTGCCTTCCTCACCCAGCAATTCAACAATCGCATCAAAAATGCCCTGTGCACCCTCTTCCACTTCGCCTAACGCCTTATAAGAAAAATGTATCATCACCGCATCGCCGGGACAAACACCCAGCACACGCAAATCTTTTTTTAACTGTTCCTTCCTGTATGCCATATCATCGCCTCCGCTTTTATTATAGCTTTTCACGCGCCAAAAAGCAATACTTTTTTGGCGTTTCATATGATACGAATATATTTTTGTGTAGTTTGGCTATATAAGAAAAGACACCTTACGGTGTCTTTTTGTTTGGTGTTTTTGGATACTCTG
The Clostridia bacterium DNA segment above includes these coding regions:
- a CDS encoding AAC(3) family N-acetyltransferase is translated as MAYRKEQLKKDLRVLGVCPGDAVMIHFSYKALGEVEEGAQGIFDAIVELLGEEGTLLVPGFSWNSVDYEHPVFDRDKTPSCVGYLPEYFRTHVNGYVRSMHATHSVCVLGKHAETLVKDHEKDLTPVGKNSPIMKLAEMGGKILMLGCSPDHLTIMHGVEETAEPPYLFDREKPIEYILRNGEAEMHQTAIRHSFEKEGYRYGQVYSRILNLLDEGEYSHGRVLEAESYLFSASAIVEKGHKKLLEDPYYFVNKTKI